The segment TCGGCGGCGGTCGGCCCGGCGCTGGTGGCGCAGCTGCCGGCCGGCCAGTGGCAGCGGGCCCTGCTGCTCGGCTGCTACGCCCTGTTCGGCATGTCCCTGCTGGCCACCCTGCTCGTGCTGCCGCTGGTGCTGTCCCGGCTGATCCACCACGGCCCGCTCCCCCTGGCGCTCACCCCCACGCTGTTCCTCGTCCTCGGCCCGCTCGGCCAGTCGACCACCGCCGTGAACAACCTCGCCGACGCCGCACCCGGCGTCGTGGCCCCGGCCACCGCACACGCCATGGGTGCCTTCGCGGTGCTCTACGGCGTCCCGGTGATGGGCTTCGCGCTGCTCTGGCTGCCGCTCGCCACCGCGATGGTGGTCCGCGCCGTCCGCCGCGGCATGGGCTTCTCGATGACCTGGTGGGGCTTCACCTTCCCCCTGGGGACCTGCGTCACGGGCGCGGCGGGCCTGGCCCGGCACACCGGTCTGCACGCCTTCGGCTGGCTCGCCGCGGCGCTGTTCGCTGCCCTCGTGGCGGCGGTCGCGGTGGCCGGCACCCGCACCGCCGTCGGCCTGGCCCGCGGCCGCCTGCTGGCCCCGCCCCGGCCGGTCACGCCGTAGGGGGTGTCCCCCGCGCCCTCACCGGGCCCCGGCCAGCGCCTGTGCCAGCTCGGCCGGGGCCGCCGCCAGCGACGGCCCGTACCAGGTCAGACTGCGGCCGCTGACCAGCGCGGCGGGCAGGCCGGGGAACGCCTCCGGGCCGTCCTCGGCGCTGAAGCGATAGGGCTCGTCGGGCAGCACCACGAGATCGGCGGCCCCGGTGTCGATCTCGTCGAGCGGAATACGGGGGTAGCGCTCGGCGTGGTCCGCGTACAGATTGCGCACGCCCAGACGGGCCAGGACATCGCCGGCGAAGGTGTCCCGGCCCAGCACCATCCACGGCCGGCGCCAGATGGGCACCACCGCTGTCCTTCCCCAAGCTCTCAACTCCGTTCGAGCAGCGGAGACCCCCATCGCCGCCGGGGCCGGCAGGTCGCGCCAGGCGGCCTCGGCGGCGTCCAGCCACTCGGGCCGGGGCAGTCCGCAGCCGGTCACCAGCACCCGCGCCAGTTCGCGCCACGCCTGGTCCAGTGTCCGTACCTCGGTGACCAGGACGGTCAGCCCGGCGGCCCGCAGCGCATCCAGATCCTGCGGACGGTTCTCCTCCTCGTTCGCGATCACCAGCTCCGGCGCCAGTGCCGCGATCCGGCCGATGTCGGGATTCTTGGTGCCGCCGATGCGGGGGACGTCGAGCCCGGCGGGGTGGCTGCACCAGTCGGTGACCCCGACCAGCAGCTCGGGCGCGCTCGCCGCCACCGCCTCGGTGAGGGAGGGCACCAGGGACACCACGCGCCGGGGGGAACGGTGACCGGTCATCCGCTCACGGTACGCGCCCGTCACCACGCGGGCAGCAGGCCGCTGTCACCCCGCGGCCCGGCCCTCAGGAGCGTCCGCCGACCGTGCGCCGCAGCCAGAACGCCGCACCCGCGGCGAGCGCCAGCAGCGCCAGACCGCCCGCGGCCTGGGCGGCGTTCAGCCCCTCGACCCGGGCGTCGCGCACCGTGACGGTCTCGGTGAAGCTCGCCCCGCCCGACGCACAGTGGATGGTCACCGGGTAGCGGCCCGGCGCGGCCCCCTCGGCGACCCGGGCCTGGGCGGCCATCCCGCCCTCCCCCGGCCGCAGCACCACCGGGCCGAACAGCCTCGACGACACCCGCGCGGCACCGTCCTGAGCACACACCCTGCCGTCGCTGATACGCACCCGCTGTCCGGCCACCATCGGATCCGGCTCGACCTGAGCGGCGGCGACGGGCGCGGCGAGCCCCAGGACGGTGAGGCCGAGCAGGACGACGGCGGCGGAAGGTGCGGGCTTCACGGTCATCTCCTTCGCCGGCCGCGACCACGGCGGCCCCTCAGGAAAAACGGGCACACAGCAGAGCGAATCACCTGTCCCACCCCGCCGCGCAGCAAACGCCGCCGGTCGGGTGATCCACCGTTCCCGCGCCGCGCGGCCTCCGCACAGCAACGAGCCCCGCCGCCCGGCAACTGCCGGGGACGGGGCTCGCTGGAGGACAGGGCGGCGCGGACTACGCGCCCGGTCCGCCTACTTCACCGGCGCCATCTTGTCGACGATGCCCGGATGGTCGGCGATCCACTTCTCGACGCCCTTGTTCTCGTTGCCCTTACCGGCGTCCTGGATGTCCTGCTCCAGGCTGCCGAGCTCGTCGGCGCTCATCTTCCAGTTCTTCAGCCAGCCGTGGAACTCCGGGAACTTCTCCGGGAAGCTCTTGTTGCCGAGCGTCTTGATCTGGTTGTTGGCGCCCCAGGTGCCCTTGGGGTCCTTGAGCTTGGTGAGCTTGTACTTGCTGTAGGCCCAGTGCGGCGACCACAGCACCACCGCGACCGGCTCCTTCTTGTGGTACGCCCGGTCCAGCTCCGTCAGCATGGCGCTGGTGCCGGCCGAGGTGACCTCGAAGTCCTGAAGGCCGTACGCGGGAGCGACGGTGTCCTTGAGGCGCTTCATCTCGCCGGTGCCCGGCTCAATGCCGATGATCTTGCCCTGGAACTCGTCCTGGTGCTCGCGCAGATCGTCCAGGGTCTTCACACCCTTGACGTACGAAGGCACCGCGATCTCCAGCGAGGTCTTGTCGTACCAGGGCCCGACGTCGACCAGATCCTTCTTGTACTTGTCCCAGTACTGCTTCTGCGCGACCGGCAGCCAGCCGTCCGTCTCCACATCGATCTGGCCGGTGGACAGTCCCGTCCACATCGGCCCGACATCGAGGTTCCGGATGTTCGGCCGGTAGCCGCGCTTCTCCAGGACGTTCTTCCACAGGTACGTGGTGGCGATGCCCTCGTCCCACGCGGGGTAGCCGATGTTCGGCGCCTTGCCGGCGTCCTTGCCCTTGGCGTAGGCGGCGTCGGCGGACGGCGCGAGCTTGTCGACCAGGCCGGGGTGCTTCTTCAGCCAGGTACGCACACCGTCCTGCTCATGGCCCTGGCCGGCGTCCTTGATGTCGCTCTCCAGGCTGGTGAGCTGCTTCTCGTCCAGGTGGAACTTCTTCATCCACGAGGCGACCTCGGGCTCGTCCTTGGCGAAGCCCTTACGGCCCAGCAGGTGCAGACCGTCCCCGGAACCGAAGGAGCCCTTGGGGTCCTTGAGCTTGGTGAGCTTGTACTTGTCGTACGCCCAGTGCGGGGACCACAGGGTGACCGCGATCGGCTTCTTGGCGTGCAGCGAGCGGTCCAGCTCGGTGAGCATGGACGCGGTGCTGGACTCCTGGACCTTGTACTCGCCGCCCAGGCCGTAGTCCTTGAGGACCTTCTCCTTGAGGATCTTCATCTCGCCGGCGCCCGGCTCGATGCCGGTGATCTTGCCGCCGAACTGGCCGCCCCTGCCCTTGAGGTCGTCGAGGGTCTTGACGCCCTTCAGGTAGGACGGGACCGCGATCTCCAGGGAGGTCTTGTCGTACCAGGTGCCGAGGTCCTCCAGCTTGTCCTGGTACTTCTTCCAGTACGAGGCGTGGGTGGTCGGCAGCCAGGCGTTGGTCTGCACGTCGATGTCACCACGGGCCTGGCCGGCGAACAGCGGGCCGGCCTCCAGGGCCTCGACCTTGGGCTTGTAGCCGCGCTCCTCCAGGATTTCCTTCCAGAGGTACGTGGTGGCCTTGCCCTCGTCCCAGTTGACGTAGCCGAGGCTGATCGGACGGCCGTTGCCGCCGCCGCCCTGGCCGCCGCCCTTGCCCGTCATGCCCATCCCGCCTGCGAGCAGCGCCAGCACGACGATGCCGACCATGGCCACGGAGGTGGCGGGCCGCCAGTGCAGGAACTTCAGGCCGCCGAGCGCCGCCTGCGCCTTGGCCAGCGCCCGCCGGCCGAGCGGGGAGACCCGCTGGTTGAGAGCGCCGGTCATCCGGTCCAGGTACATGGCCAGAATGACGACCGCGATACCGCCCTCGGCGCCCAGCGCCACATCGACCGAGCTGATCGCGTTGTAGACGGACCCGCCGAGACCGCCGCCGCCGACCATGCCGGCGATGACGACCATGGACAGCGCCAGCATGATGACCTGGTTGATACCGGCCATGATCGTCGGCAGCGCCAGCGGCAGCTGGACGCGGAAGAGCGTGCGCCGCGGGTGGGTGCCGAACGCCTCGGCCGCCTCGACCAGTTCCGCGTCGACCTGCCGGATGCCGAGTTCGGTCATCCGGACCGCGGGCGGCATGGCGAAGACGATGGTGGCGACGATGCCGGGGACGACACCGAGGCCGAAGAAGAGGATGCCGGGGATGAGGTAGACCATCGCCGGCATCGTCTGCATCAGGTCCAGGACCGGACGCAGCACACCGCCGACGACCCGGCTGCGGGCCGCCCAGATACCGAGCGGCACCGCGACCACCACGGTGATCAGGCAGGCCACCAGCACCAGGGACAGCGACTCGATGGTCGGGTTCCACTGTTCGACCGAGTCGATCAGGGCGAAGCCGCCGAAGGTGAGCAGGGCGGCCGGCAGACCGCGCAGCCACCAGGCGAGCACCGCGAGGATGCCGGCCAGCAGCAGCGGTTCGGGCCCGGACAGCACCGTGTGAATCGCGTCGTAGAGGCCGTTCAGCACCTTCGTGATGAGGGTGAAGAACCAGTCGAGGTTGTCGCGCAGCCAGTTGACGGCGCCCTCGGCCCAGCTGCCTATCGGGATCCTAGGCACCGGCGATCACCTTGTCCTCGGGCTCGTGGCCGGCCGGCGCGTCCGCCGCGGTCGTCTTGCCGGGCGGCACGGCCGTGCCGTCGCCGCCCTGGGCCGGAACACCGGCCGTGTCCTGCCGGGCGGGTTCGCCGAGGACGGCGAGCAGCCGCTCGGCCGCCACCGCACCGACCAGGTCCCCGTGCTCATCGGTCACGGCGACCGGAACGGTGCTGGTCGAGCAGGGGGTGAACAGCTCGAAGAGCGGGGTGTCCACCCCGACGGTGGCGGGCGCCGCGGCCCGGAACTCCGCCGCGGTGGTGAGCTTGTGGCCCTCGGGGGTGGTCGCACCGAGCACGGTCCCGACCTCGGCCATGATCGCGCCCGCGGTCAGCACCCGCGTCCGGTCCACGTCCTGGGTGAAGGAGGCGACGTAGTCGTTGGCCGGCGTGACGAGGATGTCCTCGGCGCTGCCGGTCTGCACGATCCGCCCGTCCCGCATCACGGCGATCCG is part of the Streptomyces platensis genome and harbors:
- a CDS encoding ABC transporter permease/substrate binding protein, coding for MPRIPIGSWAEGAVNWLRDNLDWFFTLITKVLNGLYDAIHTVLSGPEPLLLAGILAVLAWWLRGLPAALLTFGGFALIDSVEQWNPTIESLSLVLVACLITVVVAVPLGIWAARSRVVGGVLRPVLDLMQTMPAMVYLIPGILFFGLGVVPGIVATIVFAMPPAVRMTELGIRQVDAELVEAAEAFGTHPRRTLFRVQLPLALPTIMAGINQVIMLALSMVVIAGMVGGGGLGGSVYNAISSVDVALGAEGGIAVVILAMYLDRMTGALNQRVSPLGRRALAKAQAALGGLKFLHWRPATSVAMVGIVVLALLAGGMGMTGKGGGQGGGGNGRPISLGYVNWDEGKATTYLWKEILEERGYKPKVEALEAGPLFAGQARGDIDVQTNAWLPTTHASYWKKYQDKLEDLGTWYDKTSLEIAVPSYLKGVKTLDDLKGRGGQFGGKITGIEPGAGEMKILKEKVLKDYGLGGEYKVQESSTASMLTELDRSLHAKKPIAVTLWSPHWAYDKYKLTKLKDPKGSFGSGDGLHLLGRKGFAKDEPEVASWMKKFHLDEKQLTSLESDIKDAGQGHEQDGVRTWLKKHPGLVDKLAPSADAAYAKGKDAGKAPNIGYPAWDEGIATTYLWKNVLEKRGYRPNIRNLDVGPMWTGLSTGQIDVETDGWLPVAQKQYWDKYKKDLVDVGPWYDKTSLEIAVPSYVKGVKTLDDLREHQDEFQGKIIGIEPGTGEMKRLKDTVAPAYGLQDFEVTSAGTSAMLTELDRAYHKKEPVAVVLWSPHWAYSKYKLTKLKDPKGTWGANNQIKTLGNKSFPEKFPEFHGWLKNWKMSADELGSLEQDIQDAGKGNENKGVEKWIADHPGIVDKMAPVK
- a CDS encoding TDT family transporter → MATLAQAPSRTDTSAPDTPRTPAPASVRHLGPNWYATVMGTAIVANAGAVLPFTGPGARTAYQAVWALSVLMLLTLLAARTVHWVRHGDQARRQLLDPAVAPFYGCLAMALLAVGGGTLAVGRDVIGTPAAVAADAVLWTVGTLTGLVGAAAIPYLMVTRHRIEPGSASPVWLLPLVAPMVSAAVGPALVAQLPAGQWQRALLLGCYALFGMSLLATLLVLPLVLSRLIHHGPLPLALTPTLFLVLGPLGQSTTAVNNLADAAPGVVAPATAHAMGAFAVLYGVPVMGFALLWLPLATAMVVRAVRRGMGFSMTWWGFTFPLGTCVTGAAGLARHTGLHAFGWLAAALFAALVAAVAVAGTRTAVGLARGRLLAPPRPVTP
- a CDS encoding helical backbone metal receptor; protein product: MTGHRSPRRVVSLVPSLTEAVAASAPELLVGVTDWCSHPAGLDVPRIGGTKNPDIGRIAALAPELVIANEEENRPQDLDALRAAGLTVLVTEVRTLDQAWRELARVLVTGCGLPRPEWLDAAEAAWRDLPAPAAMGVSAARTELRAWGRTAVVPIWRRPWMVLGRDTFAGDVLARLGVRNLYADHAERYPRIPLDEIDTGAADLVVLPDEPYRFSAEDGPEAFPGLPAALVSGRSLTWYGPSLAAAPAELAQALAGAR